Proteins co-encoded in one Rhopalosiphum maidis isolate BTI-1 chromosome 2, ASM367621v3, whole genome shotgun sequence genomic window:
- the LOC113554105 gene encoding uncharacterized protein LOC113554105: MIGKICIVLCLTIGGFVYVESEFCPARTPTLDVVRNLGKEAFCVFVKFSNDDFVKAFESSICNDGSKLRGSYCGVGKCNWFGYNCDGGCRKSGHTTPPENCDEIYSKRDEILSQYEYCTAQVENEPSPYGLATHGGLLKSYSYKNECITTCDTARNRYEKVRYDCRVASGTLVPLEILSMGILTPIVVPSLVHCVVVENMLKLRMDNLCDN, from the coding sequence atgattggaaaaatatgcattgttttatgtttaacaaTTGGCGGGTTTGTCTATGTCGAAAGCGAATTTTGTCCGGCACGTACTCCTACACTCGATGTTGTTCGGAATCTGGGTAAGGAGGCGTTTTGTGTATTTGTCAAGTTTTCCAATGACGATTTCGTTAAGGCTTTTGAAAGTTCAATATGTAATGACGGATCCAAGCTAAGGGGCAGTTATTGTGGTGTTGGTAAATGCAATTGGTTCGGCTATAATTGTGATGGTGGGTGCAGAAAATCAGGTCACACTACACCTCCGGAAAATTGCGACGAGATATATAGCAAACGTGACGAAATATTGAGCCAGTATGAATATTGTACGGCACAAGTCGAGAATGAGCCGAGTCCATATGGCTTAGCGACGCACGGCGGtcttttaaaatcttattctTATAAGAATGAATGTATAACTACATGCGATACCGCAAGAAATCGATATGAGAAAGTGCGATACGATTGTCGCGTTGCTTCAGGTACACTCGTCCCACTGGAGATACTTTCTATGGGTATTTTAACTCCAATTGTAGTGCCATCTCTCGTGCACTGTGTAGTTGTTGAAAATATGCTTAAACTTCGTATGGACAACCTATGTGACAATtag
- the LOC113552142 gene encoding glucose dehydrogenase [FAD, quinone]-like: MNIRVTLLGICLLFISSCFSINIFQYLGQSYRKNLIQFREDAQFGNKKILDEYDFIVVGAGAAGATVARRLAEVTGWNILLLEAGGEESLITSLPSIAHYLQFTNYNWAYHTEKEPYACKGLINKTCPWPAGKGLGGSTIINNNMYTRGNVRDFDRWAEAGNPGWSYNDVLPYFIKNENINVPELKRSPYHGVEGPLPISYAPYKSKLIDAFLESAPEVGMSVGDYNAPGSHVVFSRIQSTTSNGRRITSARAYLHDNLENLHIVEFGYVTKILIDDRTKVAYGVEFVKNKKKRRVLAKKEVIISAGTFNSAKLLMLSGIGPKEHLDSLGIKTVSDLRVGDNLQEHPAFAGLTFVLNDTVSFVPDRIYRHLINEAFRIYEKKSWMSTLPPEGVGYVKTKYNTDIGDVPDIEYIFIPTSLAGEGGLGGNIGRRSMGVPDRLFYETYNGILARDTWSIWVMLMYPESRGQVRLRSANPFDKPVINANFFADPLDLKRIVEGIKMTIELSKTKAFQKYGSKLHKTPMLGCRHLEFGSDPYWECCVQTMTMQMHHQSGTCKMGPEWDRNAVVNSQLKVYGVNNLRVIDCSIMPTITGAHTVAPAYMIGEKGADLVKSTWLNKM; the protein is encoded by the exons atgAATATTAGAGTTACTTTACTTGGAATTTGCCTACTATTTATTAGTTCATGTttttccataaatattttccaatatttGGGTCAGAGTTaccgtaaaaatttaattcaattccGGGAAGATGCTCAATTTgggaacaaaaaaatattagatgaaTACGATTTCATAGTGGTTGGAGCTGGCGCTGCAGGAGCAACGGTCGCTCGACGGTTAGCGGAAGTCACAGGATGGAACATACTATTATTGGAAGCTGGTGGAGAAGAATCATTGATAACTTCTTTACCTAGTATTGCTCACTATTTACAattcacaaattataattgggCATACCATACGGAAAAGGAACCATATGCTTGTAAAGGACTTATAAATAAGACTTGCCCTTGGCCAGCAGGAAAAGGATTGGGAGGTagcacaataattaataacaatatgtatacaagAGGTAATGTAAGAGATTTCGATCGTTGGGCAGAGGCTGGAAATCCAGGATGGTCTTATAATGATGTACTAccgtatttcataaaaaatgaaaacataaacGTACCAGAACTCAAAAGGTCACCTTATCACGGTGTTGAAGGACCATTGCCAATAAGCTATGCTCCATATAAGTCAAAACTTATTGATGCGTTCTTGGAGTCAGCGCCTGAAGTCGGTATGTCTGTTGGTGACTACAACGCTCCAGGTAGCCATGTGGTTTTTTCAAGAATTCAAAGTACAACATCGAATGGAAGACGAATAACTTCTGCGAGAGCTTATCTCCATGACAATTTAGAAAATCTGCATATAGTTGAGTTTGGATATGTTACGAAAATACTAATAGACGACCGTACAAAAGTGGCATATGGAGTAGagttcgtaaaaaataaaaagaaaagaagAGTATTGGCTAAAAAAGAAGTGATAATATCAGCAGGCACGTTTAACTCTGCTAAGCTATTAATGTTGTCAGGTATTGGACCTAAAGAACATTTGGATTCATTGGGGATAAAAACTGTGAGTGATTTGCGCGTGGGTGATAATTTACAAGAACATCCAGCATTTGCCGGGTTAACTTTTGTACTAAATGATACTGTATCATTTGTTCCGGACAGAATATATCGCCATTTAATAAATGAAGCATTTAgaatatacgaaaaaaaaagttggatGTCAACTTTACCTCCGGAAGGTGTTGGATATGTCAAAACTAAGTACAACACGGATATAGGAGACGTACCTGATATCGAGTACATATTCATACCTACTAGTTTGGCTGGAGAGGGGGGTTTGGGTGGCAATATTGGACGGAGATCAATGGGTGTACCTGATAGGTTGTTCTACGAAACATACAACGGTATTTTGGCACGTGACACGTGGTCAATTTGGGTCATGTTGATGTATCCAGAGAGCAGAGGACAG GTACGATTGCGAAGTGCTAATCCGTTTGACAAGCCAGTGATCAATGCGAATTTCTTCGCTGACCCTCTCGATTTAAAACGGATTGTAGAGGGCATAAAAATGACAATTGAGCTTAGCAAAACCAAGGCGTTCCAAAAGTACGGTTCCAAATTGCATAAAACCCCTATGCTGGGATGTAGACATTTAGAATTCGGCTCCGACCCGTACTGGGAATGTTGTGTTCAGACGATGACAATGCAAATGCACCACCAGAGTGGCACATGCAAAATGGGACCGGAATGGGACCGAAACGCCGTAGTGAACTCTCAGCTGAAGGTGTATGGTGTGAACAATCTGAGGGTAATAGACTGCTCTATAATGCCCACAATTACGGGCGCTCACACTGTTGCACCGGCATACATGATTGGTGAGAAGGGCGCCGATTTAGTAAAGTCTACTTGgttgaataaaatgtaa